In Elaeis guineensis isolate ETL-2024a chromosome 1, EG11, whole genome shotgun sequence, a genomic segment contains:
- the LOC105038874 gene encoding serine hydroxymethyltransferase 4, producing the protein MDSVASWGLAPLDAVDPEIHDLIEREKRRQCRGIELIASENFTSFAVIEALGSALTNKYSEGMPGNRYYGGNEFIDEIENLCRARALAAFHLDPARWGVNVQPYSGSPANFAAYTALLNPHDRIMGLDLPSGGHLTHGYYTSGGKKISATSIYFESLPYKVSPVTGYIDYDKLEEKALDFRPKLIICGGSAYPRDWDYARFRSIADKCGALLLCDMAHISGLVAAQEAADPFEFCDVVTTTTHKSLRGPRSGMIFYRKGPKPPKKGQPEDAVYDFEDKINFSVFPSLQGGPHNHQIAALAVALKQAMLPGFKSYAKQVKANAVALGNYLMNKGYKMVTNGTENHLVLWDLRPLGLTGNKVEKLCDLCNITVNKNAVFGDSSALAPGGVRIGTPAMTSRGLVEKDFEQIAEFLHQAVTICLSIQKEYGKLLKDFNKGLVNNKDIENLKAEVEKFSSSFDMPGFQMSEMKYKD; encoded by the exons ATGGACTCCGTGGCCTCCTGGGGTCTCGCCCCGCTCGATGCCGTCGACCCGGAGATCCACGACCTGATCGAGCGCGAGAAACGCCGGCAGTGCCGCGGCATCGAGCTCATCGCCTCCGAGAACTTCACCTCCTTCGCCGTCATTGAGGCCCTCGGCAGCGCCCTCACCAACAAGTACTCCGAGGGCATGCCCGGCAACCGATACTACGGTGGCAACGAGTTCATCGACGAGATCGAGAACCTCTGCCGCGCCCGCGCCCTCGCCGCCTTCCACCTCGACCCCGCCCGCTGGGGCGTCAACGTCCAGCCGTACTCCGGCAGCCCTGCCAACTTCGCCGCCTACACCGCCCTCCTCAACCCCCACGACCGCATCATGGGCCTCGACCTCCCATCCGGCGGCCACCTCACCCACGGCTACTACACCTCTGGCGGCAAGAAGATCTCTGCTACCTCCATCTACTTCGAGAGCCTGCCTTACAAGGTTAGCCCCGTCACCGGCTACATCGACTATGATAAGCTCGAGGAGAAGGCCCTCGACTTCCGCCCCAAGCTCATCATCTGCGGTGGGAGCGCCTACCCGAGGGACTGGGACTATGCCCGGTTCCGATCCATTGCTGACAAGTGCGGCGCCCTCCTGCTCTGTGACATGGCTCACATTAGTGGCCTCGTTGCCGCTCAG GAAGCTGCAGACCCATTTGAATTCTGTGATGTGGTCACAACCACCACTCACAAAAGTCTTAGAGGGCCAAGGTCTGGCATGATATTCTACAGGAAGGGCCCTAAGCCACCCAAGAAGGGCCAGCCAGAAGATGCTGTATATGATTTTGAAGATAAGATCAACTTTTCAGTGTTTCCATCTCTCCAAGGTGGTCCTCACAATCACCAAATTGCTGCTTTGGCTGTAGCCCTGAAACAGGCCATGTTACCTGGGTTCAAGTCCTATGCCAAGCAGGTCAAAGCCAACGCTGTTGCCCTTGGAAATTATCTGATGAACAAGGGCTACAAGATGGTGACCAATGGGACCGAGAACCACCTTGTTCTCTGGGATCTTCGGCCTCTTGGCTTGACTG GAAACAAGGTTGAGAAGCTTTGCGACCTTTGCAACATTACAGTGAATAAAAATGCTGTGTTCGGAGACAGCAGTGCATTGGCTCCTGGTGGTGTTCGGATAG GTACTCCTGCCATGACTTCGAGGGGTCTGGTTGAGAAGGACTTTGAGCAGATTGCAGAGTTCCTTCACCAGGCTGTGACCATTTGCTTGAGCATTCAGAAAGAGTATGGGAAGCTTCTGAAGGACTTCAACAAGGGTTTAGTGAACAACAAAGATATCGAGAACCTCAAAGCAGAGGTTGAGAAGTTCTCATCTTCCTTTGACATGCCTGGTTTTCAGATGTCTGAGATGAAGTACAAGGACTAG